The stretch of DNA TTGGAAGGTGTACTCCCCGATGTGGTAGCAAGCCGAATTATTCGCGAGATCATGGTGCCGGCATTTAAAACGGGCGACTGGGCTGGCGGCATTCAAGCCGGGGTGGCCAAAATGAGTGCGCTCATTCAAGGCGAGGCGCTACCAGCACCAACAGATCAACGCATGGCTCAGCAGTCTAGCGATAACGAATTACCCTTTATTTTATTGGTACCCCTGCTGATCTTCGGCGGCTTCTTGCGCCACGTCCTTGGCTTCTTGGCCAGCTTCATCCTTACTAGCCTGATCGCTAGCCTTGGCTTGATCTACTTCGGCCTCAGTATTCCTATCGCACTGGGTATTGGCGCAGTCCTCGGCCTGATCGTAAGTAGTAAAAGTGGTGGCGTTATTTCATCGGGGCAAGGGCACTGGGGTGGAGGTAGCTCTGGCGGCGGGTTTAGCGGCGGCGGTGGTGGATTTGGCGGCGGGGGCGCATCGGGAAGATGGTAATGCACACGAATTTTGCACGCTGCTGGCAGCAACTACAATTAAACCCATTTCGCTCCAGCTTACGCGATCCAGCGCTGATCAGACGTTTAAGCCAAACAATTGCCCAGGCAGAAGCCGGTCATCGCGGTGAAATTCGCTTAGTAATCGAAGCCCGCTTACCATTAAAACAAGCTTGGCAGGGCCAAACTGCGCGCCAGCGTGCAGTGCAATGGTTTACCGATTTGCACGTTTGGGATACTGAGTGCAATACCGGGATGGTGTTGTATTTATTACTGGCTGAACGAAAAATAGAATTAGTGGCTGATCGCGGCATTGCGGCCCGCGTACCACAAACTCAATGGGATGAAATCTGCCAAAGGTTACAGTCCGATCTAGCGCTAACTCAAATCGAAGTAGGGCTTGCCACTGCGATCACTACCTTAGGGCAATTATTGCAACAACATTTCCCACTAGAGACAGCACAAATTAACCCGAATGAATTGGACAACACCCCGGTGATCGTTCCTTAACCAAAGGTATCTGGCTGCAGCCCATTTAAAATAAAGCCCACCGCAAGATACCCTTAAAATTATAAGCTTGGTGCTTTTTTCCACAGTTCGGTACCACCAACACCAAAGCCCTGCTCGCCATCAACCCGCAGGCTTTCCAGCATGGTCTGCTCGGCCGCTGTTTCGACTGATTTAGCAATTACGGTCAAATCCAATCCGTGTGCGATTTTCACAATGGCATCCATAAAGAATTGATTTTCTCGGTTTTGATCAATTTCTTTAGTAAATGATCCATCCACTTTTAAGTAATGCACTTTCAAGCTACTCAAATACGTGAATGAACTAAAGCCCCGGCCAAAATTATCCAGCCCCACTACCACCCCCAACTCTGCAACCTGCTCGATAAAGCGGCGCAAATCATCAAGCTGCGTTACCGCCTCTTGCTCTGGTAATTCAAAGCAAATTTGTGCAGCTAACTCGGGGGTAGCACTGAGTTTTTTCACCAGCCACGTTACAAACTCAGGGTGCGAAATCGAGGCTGGGAATAAATTGATTGCCAATTTCAAACTTGGGTTTTTATGCAACTCTTGCAAGCATAAATTGATCACCACTCGATCAAACTCTTGAATCAGGCCATGCCGTTTGGCCATGGGCACAAAGAGACCCGCAGGGATTTGCTCTCCTAACTCATCCCGCAAGCGGATGAAGACTTCCTGATGAATTAACTGCTGATCAACCGTATTCACCACTTGGGTATACAGCTCGATGCGCTGCGAGTTAAGTGCTTCCAACAGCACTTCTTTCCATTGGGACGCAGTTAATGAGCCGTGACCATCGAGCGCTTGCGGTGCATAAAAATGCATGCAATTCGGCCCGTTACTTTGCGCCGCCCGCAGGGCCATATCCACTTCAGACAGCCAATTATTTAGTTTCTGCCCGTGATACATCGCCACCCCGATATGCCCAACATCGCTGTAAGGGGTCATACCACGCTCGTGCAGCGTACTTAAACGCTGTGCCAGCAGTGTGCCTAACTGCTTGGCTTGATCTTGATCTAGATCGGCGAAAAAGGCGGCGAACGTATTGCCACTCATCCGGGCCGCAAACGCTTCGTGGCAATCACATTCATCAAGCAAAGTTTTAAGCAAGGCACCGGTTTCGACTAGTAATTGATCGACCACCCGGAAACCTTTTTGATCGTTGATTTCTTTCAAATGGCTGATTTCTAAAAACATGAGCGCACCATGGCTCAATGGCTCATCTGCGGTCATTAATTGCTTCACGTGCATATCAAAATAACGTCGATTTGCCAAACCGGTCAGCGTATCCAGATACGCCTCAGCTCGCATGCGCTCGATACTGGCCGCTTGCTCAGCAAACATTTCTTTTACTTTTTGCGTCATACGGTTCATTGCCTGCACGACACTGCGCAAATCCAGAGTCCACGGCAATTTAGCCTGTTCAGGATATTCACGATTGCAGATGGCTAGCGCCTGCATTTCCACATCACGCAGTGGCCGCAATACAAAGTGCAGAATCACCAAACCAACCAGCAAAGTAAATACCGAAGCCCCCAAAAACCAATACAGTGCGTGCAAACTACTGGCCCACAATGAGGCATAGGCAATCCCGGGGTTGGCGGCAATCTTGACTGTACCCGCTTGCTGCCAGCCGCTGGTCATTAGCGACTCCCCCACCGGAGTTTCAATCGGAAATAGCTGAATAAACCAATCCGGAACATTATTGACGCGGGTGCCGGCTTTTTTCAGAATCAGCGTCTGACCTTCCATGTTGGCAATATGGATTTCACGGTAATAGCCACTATCAAATACTGCATCAACCATGCGCTCAACGACGACTTGATTGTTTTTATCCAAAATCAGCGGGGATAACTGCATACCCAGTGAGGTAGCAGAGTCCTGAGCAATGGTAGTGAGCTGCTCGGTGAGGAAGGCGCGCGAGTTTTCTGCGTTTAAATACACCGTTCCACAAAACAGGAATATAAACAGCGCCACAATCAAAATTACCAGCTGTTTT from Chitinibacter fontanus encodes:
- a CDS encoding TPM domain-containing protein, with the protein product MPPLRMLWLRLLLLSCGLILASITLAAPVAIPELRTQVTDLSNTLSQSEQQQLEEKLHALEQAKGSQLAVLIVPTTGEETIEQYGIRVVEKWQLGRKGVDDGVLLLIAKNDRTVRIEVGRGLEGVLPDVVASRIIREIMVPAFKTGDWAGGIQAGVAKMSALIQGEALPAPTDQRMAQQSSDNELPFILLVPLLIFGGFLRHVLGFLASFILTSLIASLGLIYFGLSIPIALGIGAVLGLIVSSKSGGVISSGQGHWGGGSSGGGFSGGGGGFGGGGASGRW
- a CDS encoding EAL domain-containing protein, producing the protein MTLLKQLVILIVALFIFLFCGTVYLNAENSRAFLTEQLTTIAQDSATSLGMQLSPLILDKNNQVVVERMVDAVFDSGYYREIHIANMEGQTLILKKAGTRVNNVPDWFIQLFPIETPVGESLMTSGWQQAGTVKIAANPGIAYASLWASSLHALYWFLGASVFTLLVGLVILHFVLRPLRDVEMQALAICNREYPEQAKLPWTLDLRSVVQAMNRMTQKVKEMFAEQAASIERMRAEAYLDTLTGLANRRYFDMHVKQLMTADEPLSHGALMFLEISHLKEINDQKGFRVVDQLLVETGALLKTLLDECDCHEAFAARMSGNTFAAFFADLDQDQAKQLGTLLAQRLSTLHERGMTPYSDVGHIGVAMYHGQKLNNWLSEVDMALRAAQSNGPNCMHFYAPQALDGHGSLTASQWKEVLLEALNSQRIELYTQVVNTVDQQLIHQEVFIRLRDELGEQIPAGLFVPMAKRHGLIQEFDRVVINLCLQELHKNPSLKLAINLFPASISHPEFVTWLVKKLSATPELAAQICFELPEQEAVTQLDDLRRFIEQVAELGVVVGLDNFGRGFSSFTYLSSLKVHYLKVDGSFTKEIDQNRENQFFMDAIVKIAHGLDLTVIAKSVETAAEQTMLESLRVDGEQGFGVGGTELWKKAPSL
- a CDS encoding TPM domain-containing protein — protein: MHTNFARCWQQLQLNPFRSSLRDPALIRRLSQTIAQAEAGHRGEIRLVIEARLPLKQAWQGQTARQRAVQWFTDLHVWDTECNTGMVLYLLLAERKIELVADRGIAARVPQTQWDEICQRLQSDLALTQIEVGLATAITTLGQLLQQHFPLETAQINPNELDNTPVIVP